One part of the Vicia villosa cultivar HV-30 ecotype Madison, WI linkage group LG6, Vvil1.0, whole genome shotgun sequence genome encodes these proteins:
- the LOC131614518 gene encoding uncharacterized protein LOC131614518, giving the protein MDNNVTVDQGATRRTHTYTFHREGMVQLGQLGELVTGHNETVFSGNYGNILSLLYSRVDEWALSTLLQFYDPDIRCFTFSDYQLAPTLEEYSCLLNIKIQHRVPFVCVPEKPRLDYIANALYLSLGDVHDNWKKNGDTHGFYMSFLVEKAQEFVDKGIWEAFNAILAALIYGIVMFPNIHKFVDLAAICLFMDKNPIPTLLADTYYSIHSRHGKRGAIRGCLPLLYKWFKSHLPASGPFVTSTQKWSQRIMGLTANDIVWYQFRTGISEVIIRCGNFGNVPLIGTKGCINYNPILALRQLGYTMKSGPSDREIYQSVYFEKGADPVALEEIRKAWNNIHIGERSTLGAKNAIAMEPYTDWVKERVKTLLLPFPRVPLLYAQPPKISETMVSRERFDQVRVANLRLKEKDRDMDLKRYFLKQTKNELARELKTLKGESSQARKRVRTEKDGKAVVAPAEDPQKVIEKAIKEEKEKLRREYQEDLKAHKLRLEKETKSPPDLLDGVSIALYIETLLFVFEPTRLRGLL; this is encoded by the exons ATGGATAACAACGTGACCGTCGATCAAGGAGCTACAAGGCGCACACACACTTATACTTTCCATCGCGAGGGTATGGTTCAATTGGGACAATTGGGTGAATTGGTCACTGGTCATAATGAAACAGTGTTCAGTGGCAACTATGGCAACATATTATCTCTTCTGTACTCGCGTGTCGACGAATGGGCCTTatctactcttcttcagttctacGACCCAGATATCCGTTGTTTCACATTTTCAGATTATCAGCTAGCTCCCACTCTCGAAGAGTACTCTTGCCTCCTcaacatcaagattcaacacagagTGCCTTTTGTTTGTGTCCCAGAGAAACCTAGGTTGGATTacattgccaacgctctttatttgagcttggGAGATGTTCATGATAACTGGAAGAAGAATGGTGATACACATGGCTTCTACATGAGTTTCCTGGTTGAAAAAGCTCAAGAATTTGTCGACAAAGGAATATGGGAGGCTTTCAATGCTATTTTGGCCGCTCTAATCTATGGAATTGTGATGTTTCCcaacattcacaagttcgttgaCTTGGCTGCTATATGTCTTTTTATGGACAAGAATCCAATACCCACCCTATTGGCTGACACATATTATTCTATTCACTCTCGGCATGGTAAAAGGGGGGCTATTCGAGGTTGCTTGCCGCTGTTATATAAATGGTTCAAATCTCACTTGCCTGCCAGTGGTCCGTTTGTTACCTCTACTCAGAAATGGTCTCAGAGAATCATGGGACTTACTGCAAACGATATCGTATGGTATCAATTCCGAACAGGCATATCTGAAGTCATTATTAGGTGCGGAAACTTTGGTAACGTCCCGCTCATTGGGACAAAAGGATGTATTAACTACAACCCAATTCTAGCTCTTCGTCAGTTGGGTTATACCATGAAGAGTGGGCCTTCGGATAGGGAGATTTACCAATCCGTGTACTTTGAAAAGGGAGCTGACCCTGTAGCGCTTGAGGAAATCAGGAAAGCCTGGAATAACATTCATATAGGTGAGAGATCCACTCTGGGAGCCAAGAATGCCATTGCTATGGAGCCCTATACCGATTGGGTTAAGGAGAGAGTCAAGACACTTCTGTTACCATTCCCGAGGGTCCCTCTCTTGTATGCACAACCTCCGAAGATATCGGAAACTATGGTATCAAGGGAACGTTTTGACCAGGTCCGCGTCGCCAATTTGAGACTGAAAGAGAAAGATAGGGATATGGATTTGAAGCGCTATTTCCTTAAACAGACAAAGAATGAACTGGCCCGTGAACTTAAAACTCTCAAAGGAGAGTCTTCTCAAGCCAGGAAGAGGGTTAGAACTGAAAAGGACGGAAAAGCTGTTGTCGCTCCTGCTGAAGATCCTCAAAAGGTTATAGAAAAGGCTataaaggaagaaaaagagaagCTCAGACGAGAGTATCAAGAAGACCTGAAAGCCCACAAGCTCCGACTGGAGAAAGAAACCAA ATCACCACCAgatttgttggatggggtctctattgctctttatattgaaACATTGTTATTTGTGTTTGAACCTACTCGCCTTAGGGGGCtattatga